From a single Cyclobacterium marinum DSM 745 genomic region:
- a CDS encoding alkaline phosphatase D family protein: MNFNRRRSFVKKVLAGLVTFTLSPKVVTKAGPTTFNFNTKGPYFTNGFKVSEVGENQCMLWTRLCAQATPNPVRHERIEKVFRHPIDFDENQEVSKMDGAVAGVEGEARVIIKDKKGKTIFTSPWEKATSDNDFTVKIHVTGLKENNDYSIIWEAKELDEGKVTKEKGSFSTAPADSKAVPVLLTTSTCQYFWSFDDKNRGFHTYDSMAKLKPDFFVHTGDYLYYDKPGPLAKNMEKARHKWHAMNGWPSLRDFFKKVPIFMIKDDHDVLKDDAYRGKGPYGDLTFEEGIKLWYENVPIEDKPYRTLRWGKDLQLWMVEGREYRSRNDMEDGSEKSIWGKEQIDWFTKSVDASDATFKLLFTATPVVGPDRDGKKDNHANSNFRHEGDWLRQYLSEKKNLFVVNGDRHWQYVSKDLETGLMEFGSGPVSDFHVQGWDADDVRPEHQYLNLIGGFLSIQVDRKTGNPKISFIHRNVKGEILHEESFTG, from the coding sequence ATGAATTTTAATAGAAGACGAAGTTTTGTCAAAAAAGTCCTTGCCGGGCTTGTGACTTTTACTTTAAGCCCAAAAGTTGTTACCAAGGCAGGTCCTACAACTTTTAATTTTAATACCAAAGGACCTTACTTTACCAATGGGTTTAAAGTCTCAGAAGTTGGGGAAAACCAATGCATGCTATGGACGAGATTGTGTGCTCAAGCTACTCCGAACCCGGTGAGACATGAACGAATAGAGAAAGTCTTTAGACACCCCATTGATTTTGATGAAAATCAGGAAGTGAGTAAAATGGATGGGGCCGTGGCAGGAGTAGAAGGTGAAGCAAGGGTAATAATAAAAGATAAAAAAGGGAAAACTATTTTCACTTCACCTTGGGAGAAAGCCACATCGGACAATGATTTTACCGTAAAAATACATGTTACAGGACTTAAAGAAAATAACGATTATTCAATTATATGGGAAGCCAAGGAATTGGATGAAGGGAAGGTGACCAAAGAAAAAGGCTCCTTTTCGACTGCCCCTGCCGATAGTAAAGCGGTCCCAGTACTTTTAACCACATCTACTTGTCAATATTTTTGGAGTTTTGATGACAAAAATAGAGGTTTCCATACTTATGACAGCATGGCCAAGCTAAAACCTGACTTTTTTGTTCATACGGGTGATTATTTATATTATGACAAACCGGGGCCTTTGGCTAAGAATATGGAGAAAGCCCGCCACAAATGGCATGCGATGAATGGATGGCCTTCCTTAAGGGACTTTTTTAAGAAAGTACCTATTTTCATGATAAAGGATGATCATGATGTTTTGAAAGACGATGCCTATAGAGGTAAAGGTCCTTATGGGGATTTGACCTTTGAGGAGGGGATAAAGCTTTGGTATGAAAATGTTCCAATTGAAGACAAACCTTACCGAACCCTTAGGTGGGGAAAGGACCTACAATTATGGATGGTAGAAGGAAGAGAATACAGGTCCAGGAATGACATGGAAGACGGGAGTGAAAAAAGTATCTGGGGGAAAGAACAGATTGATTGGTTTACAAAATCTGTTGATGCATCTGATGCTACTTTCAAATTGCTGTTTACAGCAACCCCGGTAGTGGGACCGGATAGGGATGGAAAAAAAGACAATCATGCCAATAGTAATTTTAGACATGAAGGGGATTGGCTTAGGCAATACTTATCAGAGAAGAAAAATTTGTTTGTAGTCAATGGAGACAGGCATTGGCAGTACGTTTCCAAAGATTTAGAGACGGGATTGATGGAGTTTGGCTCCGGACCGGTAAGTGATTTCCACGTCCAAGGATGGGATGCTGATGACGTTCGCCCTGAACACCAATACCTTAATTTGATAGGAGGTTTCTTGTCTATCCAAGTAGATCGAAAAACAGGTAATCCTAAAATTAGTTTCATTCATCGAAATGTAAAGGGGGAAATTTTGCATGAGGAATCCTTTACCGGATAA
- a CDS encoding RagB/SusD family nutrient uptake outer membrane protein, translating to MKYFHIIICFILGLSISSCNEILTEDPVSLATSDSYYVTERGIEDGLKASYTTLRDFYGQQNGFFLTVTGTDIFTNGFGGIANNPDINNYSSNFLGTNSTVTNVWNALYVGVNQCNTVVSKIPDVTGITEERRKEVEAEARFLRALYYFHLVQQWGDVHFTLEETKGVETEANKTPASTIYDNGILPDLEFAVENLPPSAAEQGRAFKGAAEAILARVHLTLGNWAAAEALASSVIQNYDFELVTPYADLWDINNDSNKEFIWSVQFTEDPLLNGPGNSGHLYFIFDYTFNPAMVRDVENGRPFQRFLPTNYLFSLYDRDIDARWNGSFKTVWYANISAEINGHQVNPGDTAIHIVMEPVPDEVKMAAPYWIIDYKGNWIGDVNAYQEIGTNQRRNYPSLLKFLDPLRPSTNETAGRRDFPVVRLAEMYLIASEAAWRQGDAGTAADYMNVLRSRAAIPGKEAEMLVDANDINLDFILEERARELVGEKHRWYDLKRTGTLLERVRQYNLDASPNIKEMHLVRPIPQTQIDRASNPDEFVQNPGY from the coding sequence ATGAAATATTTTCATATTATTATTTGTTTCATTTTGGGCTTGTCAATAAGTTCGTGTAATGAGATTTTGACGGAAGACCCTGTAAGTTTGGCAACCTCTGATAGTTATTATGTAACAGAGAGAGGAATTGAGGATGGCCTCAAGGCGTCCTATACGACGCTCAGGGATTTTTACGGCCAGCAAAATGGGTTTTTCCTAACCGTAACAGGAACCGATATTTTCACCAATGGTTTTGGAGGGATTGCCAATAATCCGGATATTAATAACTATTCTTCAAATTTTCTAGGTACAAATTCCACGGTAACCAATGTTTGGAATGCCCTTTATGTGGGGGTAAACCAATGCAATACCGTAGTGAGTAAAATCCCTGATGTCACGGGCATTACTGAAGAGCGAAGGAAAGAGGTAGAAGCAGAGGCTCGATTTCTCCGCGCCCTTTACTATTTTCACTTGGTACAGCAGTGGGGGGATGTGCATTTTACTTTGGAGGAGACAAAAGGTGTGGAAACAGAAGCCAACAAAACACCTGCATCCACTATTTATGATAATGGGATACTCCCGGATCTTGAATTTGCTGTAGAAAATTTACCACCAAGTGCTGCGGAACAAGGTAGGGCTTTTAAAGGAGCTGCTGAAGCCATTTTAGCAAGAGTTCACTTGACCTTGGGTAATTGGGCAGCTGCCGAAGCCTTGGCTTCTAGTGTGATTCAGAACTATGATTTTGAACTGGTAACTCCTTATGCTGACTTGTGGGATATCAATAATGATAGCAATAAGGAATTTATATGGTCCGTGCAATTTACTGAAGATCCGCTATTGAATGGTCCGGGAAATTCGGGGCATTTGTATTTTATCTTTGATTATACTTTCAATCCTGCCATGGTTAGAGATGTCGAAAATGGTCGACCATTTCAGCGGTTTTTACCGACCAATTACTTGTTTAGCCTTTACGATAGAGACATTGATGCCAGGTGGAACGGCTCATTTAAAACGGTTTGGTATGCCAATATCTCAGCTGAAATCAATGGACACCAAGTAAATCCCGGAGATACAGCAATCCATATAGTCATGGAACCTGTTCCTGATGAAGTCAAAATGGCTGCTCCCTATTGGATCATTGATTACAAGGGAAATTGGATTGGAGATGTGAATGCTTACCAAGAGATTGGAACAAATCAGAGAAGGAATTACCCTTCTTTATTGAAGTTTTTAGATCCACTGCGTCCCAGTACCAATGAAACTGCAGGACGTAGAGATTTTCCTGTGGTCAGGTTGGCAGAAATGTATCTGATTGCCAGTGAGGCTGCCTGGAGACAAGGAGATGCAGGTACTGCGGCTGATTATATGAATGTATTAAGATCCAGGGCAGCTATACCCGGCAAGGAAGCTGAAATGTTGGTTGATGCCAATGACATTAATCTGGATTTTATATTGGAAGAACGGGCAAGAGAATTGGTAGGTGAGAAGCACCGCTGGTACGACCTGAAAAGGACAGGTACTTTGCTCGAAAGGGTTAGGCAATATAACCTCGATGCAAGTCCAAATATAAAAGAAATGCATTTGGTGAGGCCAATTCCTCAAACACAGATAGATCGGGCTAGTAATCCTGATGAGTTTGTGCAAAATCCCGGGTATTGA
- a CDS encoding SusC/RagA family TonB-linked outer membrane protein — protein MYTHFQSSAYATIPGLNSSHKLETTINNLSIPASIKGIVVDQDNTPIPGATVIVVGTNTGTVTDIDGKFTVDASPGQVIRISFIGFESAEVTIGNQTQLNISLIEDTSSLEEVVVVGYGTQRKSDLTGAISSVTSEDLKETPAGNFLEQSQGRLAGVDIVRSNGSPGSPVQIRIRGNRSINASNEPLYVIDGIPTNANINDFNPNDIESMEVLKDASSVAIYGSRGANGVVLITTKRGKTGKAVISYDGYYGVKQLIENLNLMDGNAFAAYSRIARGHDGDDSSFDSNFLAPLEIENLQAGRFTNWLDLAIQTGSQQDHQVSVSGGTDKVNYYVSGSFFKEDGYIPGTDFERTAIRVNLESKLTDKLKMGLSATVSLSERNQMSSAPFSNSLGYSPLVGPYDEEGNFLAFPNPREGLLSNPLLNYQPYQYVDETRGHRIFANLYAEYQFNDHLKLRVNYGPDFNLTRRGTYGGMLDGNINQGEINNQMDFAYTQENILSYDKSFGKHDLNLVGLFSVQSSRFETSSLSGQDIPIEKSLFYDLGSSSTITGIGSSLGEWGLTSYMGRANYRFDDKFLFTLTGRADGSSRLAEGNKWAFFPAFSAGYILSEEELMQGSKISFLKVRGGYGEVGNTAISAYQTLGGLERTTYVFGSTAAFGYANNLIPNPDLKWEISKTMNLGLDYGLFEDRINGSLEYYITNTSNLLLNRLLPITSGYNSVLQNIGSTRNSGWELSVNANIINQPTGLRWDVNMNVFSNKEQITELFDGDSDDVGNSWFIGEPVNVFYDFEQGGIWQLDEADLAADYGQQPGDIRINDVNGRGEDGELNKQPDGNINSDDRKVLGSTVPSWSGGFTNRFSYKGFDLSVLVHARMGQMLNSGYHNLGGNNWQGRYNAITMDYWTADNPTNAIPRPNAGEAPLYASAVRYFDGSYIKIRNIALGYNFNSGLIKKLGLTSARVYSTVNNAFIFSPYKTVDPETSNGSVGGGSPLTTASYIFGINLKF, from the coding sequence TTGTACACACATTTTCAGTCAAGTGCATATGCAACAATCCCAGGTCTTAATTCATCCCATAAACTTGAGACCACCATTAATAACCTATCTATTCCTGCCTCAATTAAGGGAATTGTAGTAGATCAGGACAACACTCCCATTCCCGGGGCCACCGTTATTGTGGTTGGAACCAATACCGGAACAGTGACGGATATCGATGGTAAATTCACCGTGGATGCAAGCCCCGGTCAAGTGATCCGCATATCTTTCATCGGTTTTGAATCTGCAGAAGTAACTATTGGTAATCAAACACAGTTAAATATTTCCCTAATAGAGGACACCTCCTCCCTTGAAGAAGTGGTGGTTGTGGGGTATGGAACCCAGCGAAAAAGTGATTTGACGGGAGCCATCTCTTCTGTTACTAGTGAAGATCTAAAAGAAACTCCCGCAGGCAATTTTTTGGAACAATCTCAAGGTAGACTTGCGGGTGTAGATATCGTTAGATCAAATGGTTCACCCGGTTCTCCAGTTCAAATTAGAATTCGAGGCAATCGATCGATTAATGCAAGTAATGAACCGCTCTATGTAATTGATGGGATTCCTACCAATGCAAATATCAATGATTTTAACCCCAATGATATTGAGTCAATGGAGGTTTTAAAGGATGCAAGTTCTGTAGCTATCTATGGTTCCAGAGGAGCCAATGGCGTGGTTTTGATTACGACCAAAAGAGGAAAAACAGGGAAGGCAGTTATTAGCTACGATGGCTATTATGGGGTAAAACAACTCATAGAAAACCTCAATCTTATGGATGGGAATGCATTTGCGGCCTATTCCAGAATTGCCAGAGGGCATGATGGAGATGATTCATCATTCGACAGTAATTTTCTTGCACCTTTAGAAATTGAGAATTTGCAAGCGGGAAGATTTACAAATTGGTTGGATTTAGCCATACAGACGGGCAGTCAACAAGACCACCAAGTTTCCGTTAGTGGTGGAACCGATAAAGTAAATTATTATGTTTCGGGCTCTTTTTTCAAAGAAGATGGTTATATACCGGGTACTGATTTCGAAAGAACAGCCATAAGGGTTAACCTTGAATCTAAATTAACGGATAAGCTTAAAATGGGGCTTAGTGCTACGGTTAGCCTAAGTGAAAGAAATCAAATGTCTAGCGCTCCCTTTTCAAATTCTTTGGGATATTCACCGCTAGTAGGTCCTTATGATGAAGAAGGAAACTTCTTGGCTTTTCCCAACCCTAGGGAAGGACTATTGTCCAACCCTTTGTTAAATTATCAACCTTACCAATATGTTGATGAAACAAGAGGGCATAGAATCTTTGCCAATTTATATGCAGAATACCAATTCAATGATCATTTAAAACTTAGGGTAAATTATGGTCCTGATTTCAATCTAACCAGAAGAGGGACCTATGGAGGTATGCTAGATGGCAACATTAACCAAGGGGAGATAAACAATCAAATGGATTTTGCTTATACTCAGGAGAACATCCTTTCCTATGACAAAAGTTTTGGCAAACATGACCTTAACTTGGTTGGCTTATTTTCAGTACAGTCAAGTCGATTTGAAACATCCTCACTCTCGGGTCAAGACATTCCTATAGAAAAATCCTTGTTTTATGATTTGGGAAGCTCTTCTACAATCACTGGAATTGGTAGCTCTCTAGGTGAATGGGGACTTACCTCCTATATGGGAAGGGCTAATTACCGCTTTGATGACAAATTTCTGTTTACCCTTACAGGTAGAGCTGATGGGTCTTCAAGGTTAGCAGAAGGCAATAAGTGGGCCTTTTTCCCCGCATTTTCTGCAGGTTATATTTTATCTGAAGAAGAATTAATGCAGGGGTCTAAAATTTCCTTTTTAAAGGTTAGAGGTGGATATGGTGAAGTGGGCAATACTGCCATTTCTGCTTATCAGACCCTCGGTGGACTGGAAAGAACCACATATGTTTTTGGGTCTACTGCTGCCTTTGGTTATGCCAATAATTTAATTCCAAACCCTGATTTGAAGTGGGAGATTTCAAAAACCATGAATTTAGGTCTTGATTATGGTTTATTTGAGGACCGTATTAACGGTAGTCTAGAATATTATATTACAAATACCAGTAATTTATTGTTAAACAGATTACTGCCCATCACTTCAGGTTATAACTCTGTACTGCAAAATATAGGGAGTACTAGGAATTCAGGTTGGGAATTATCCGTGAATGCAAATATCATCAATCAACCTACAGGGCTTAGATGGGATGTAAACATGAATGTTTTTTCAAACAAGGAACAAATTACAGAGCTTTTTGATGGAGACAGTGATGATGTAGGAAACAGCTGGTTTATAGGTGAGCCTGTTAATGTGTTTTATGATTTTGAGCAAGGGGGAATCTGGCAATTAGATGAGGCAGATTTAGCTGCAGATTATGGGCAACAACCGGGTGATATCCGCATCAATGATGTAAATGGAAGAGGTGAAGATGGTGAACTAAACAAGCAACCCGATGGGAATATTAATTCAGATGACAGAAAGGTTTTGGGGTCCACCGTGCCTAGCTGGTCTGGTGGCTTCACCAATAGATTTAGCTATAAAGGCTTTGATTTATCTGTGCTCGTGCACGCCAGAATGGGCCAAATGCTGAATAGCGGCTATCATAATTTAGGAGGAAACAACTGGCAAGGTAGATACAATGCCATTACAATGGATTACTGGACAGCTGATAATCCTACCAATGCGATTCCTAGACCAAATGCCGGTGAGGCCCCATTGTATGCCTCTGCCGTTAGGTATTTTGATGGTTCTTATATTAAAATAAGAAACATTGCCCTGGGTTATAATTTTAATTCCGGTTTGATCAAAAAATTAGGTTTAACCTCAGCAAGGGTTTATTCTACTGTTAACAATGCGTTTATATTTTCTCCTTATAAAACAGTAGATCCCGAAACTTCCAACGGCAGTGTAGGTGGAGGTAGCCCACTCACTACTGCCTCTTATATTTTTGGAATTAATTTGAAATTTTAA